The DNA window CGCGATGGCTAGCCGTCCTGAATAAATACCCGGGGCGCTATCCGCAACTTCAAGAAGCTCTGGGAAACACTCTTGCCAGCGCTTCAGGCGAGGCGCTCGACGCATATGTATCGTCCATCTCGGGGGTTTCTGATTTTGGACGGGACGAAATTGCAACTGCGCTGACGGTTTTCCGGAAGAAGGCTCCTGCATGCGACCGACAGCGGCTATGGACCGCAGCGTTTGATAGATGGAAGAGATGGGATTTTGGGCGCACAGAGCATTCCAAAAGTCTATTCCGTGTGGAAAAGAGCTCTTTTGATTTCCCGGTTGTAGGATATCTGACAGAATGCTTGGACTCCCAAGCGCGCGCCGAATGGATTGCGGAGCTACAGGTACGCGCCGCCGCCATTGAGAGAATTTGGCATTCAGATATTACATCTGCAATGTCGGAAAGGTACAAACTAATTTCAACATATCAACTTATTGCCCACTCCGAGGCAGTAGCAGCCGGCGAGCCAAAATGGCTTTGGGAGCCCCCGTTATATCAACCAACATGGGAGGATGGAACGTTTTACCGCAGCCTCAAGTACGATGACACTTTGATACCACCCACGTTCTATAGTAATTGAGAATGCCCAGTTCAACAGGCTTTAATTATATGTGTGAGACAGCCAACAAACCGCTGGCATCGATCGTGCACATTATTTGCCGTCGAATCCGAGTCGCAACAGTCAGTGCTCAAGCGGATCCACACGCTACTAAGCGAACTTCCGCTCCTGGCCAAACTTGAACATTCGGAATTCAGCCAGCCAAGTGGCAAATTCCGCTTTATTCAGAAATAAATACAGGATTTCATAGCGTGATCATCAAGCTTGCGGACAACGAGTTGTCCGGTCACAATTGACTTAATTCATTGTAAAAAGGGCATTTCAATCAATCACTGATGATTGGCGCAAATTTTGACAAATCGCGCCAATAAAGTTAATCTTTTGGCGTAATAATCTCCCTATCGCGTCAAATAATCTTGTTATGCCAAAAAAACTAACTGATGACTTGAACGAACGGATCGAAGCCGAGATTGCCCGGCACGTCGAAGGTGTCGGTATCGACGTGCTGCATGCAGCATTGGCAGAGATAGTCAGCCGCCGTACGTTGCAGCGCCGTCTTGCAAACTTGACCGATCAAAAAAGGGTGTTTGTTTCCGGTAAAGGTCCGAGTCTGCGCTATCGCCAATCCCAAATAATCTATGCCCGGATTCATGAACCGGCTTTAACCGCAGCTTCGCCGGGCACCGAGGTTGATACTCCGGTATCGCCGGAGGGGGAAGAGATCCGGCACTATGTGCGTCAGTCCCGGCAACAGCGGGCACCGGTCAGTTACAAGCAGTCTTTCCTGGAGCAATATACCCCGAACAGTACAGCTTATCTCCCCGAATCTTTGCGCACGCAATTGCACAACCTCGGCCGTCCGGCCACGCCAAAGGTTGAAGACGCTCCGGCGGGTACTTTTGCCCGCGACATTCTCAACCGTTTATTGATTGATCTTTCCTGGGCCTCGTCGCAACTGGAGGGTAACACCTATTCGCGGCTCGATACCGAACGCCTCATCGAATACGGGCAAGCCGCCACCGGTAAGGATGCGCTGGAAACTCAGATGATCCTCAACCATAAGGCGGCGATTGAGTATCTGGTGCGTGATACCGAACATGTGGGTGTTAATCCGGAAACAATCATCGCGTTACATGCCTTTTTGTCGGATGGTCTCATGCCCGATCCCGCAACTTGCGGCCGCCTCCGTAGCCGGCCGGTCGAAATCGGTGGCAGTGTTTATTTGCCGATCGCCTTGCCTCAGCGTATCGAAGAGCTGTTCAGTGTCGTTATCGAGATGGCGGCGGAAATTCTCGATCCCTTTGAGCAAGCTTTCTTCCTGATGGTGCATCTGCCGTACCTGCAACCGTTTGAGGATGTCAATAAACGCGTTTCCCGGCTGGCTGCCAATATTCCCTTCATCCGGAACAATCTCTCACCACTGTCGTTCATTGATGTCGCTTCAAAGGATTACATCGAAGGGCTGCTCGGCGTCTACGAACTCAATCGAGTGGAGCTGTTACGCGACATCTTTATACGTGCCTACGAGCGTTCCTGCCAGCAATACGTCGCAGTGCGCCAGCAGCTGATCCCGCCGGATGCTGTACGCCTTCGCTATCGCACGCAATTGTCGGCGCTTGTTGCGGCTATTGTTCGTAGCGGTGCTAAAGCCGATTTGGCAGCGATCCTGTCCCAAGTGCCTGATACTGTGGCCGAGATTGATCGTGAACGTTTCGTCGCGCTGGCCATGGAGGAATTTCAGAATCTGCATTCCGGCAATGTCATTCGTTTTGGCCTGCGGCCGCTGGAATTTGCAGTATGGCAGGAAAGAAATAGTGGCGATACCTGATGGTATTCAGCATATACGACTCTTCATATCACTCGCAAAAAATCAAATTGCAATACCAGGTGCATCAGCCTATTCTTCCTAAAAGCCAAAGCTACCTAAAATGGAGGGTCAATCAATGAAAAAGAATCTTTTGATGCCAAAACTTTATTCCATCCCGCTGGCGCTCATCCTGGCGCAGGGTGTTTCGTATGCCATACCGGGCATGCATGGTTCCGGCAGCGGGGCGGCGACGGAGCAGCCCAGAGTCTCGAACAGTCTCGGCGGGAAAATCAATTCGCCTGGATCGGAAATGGAGATCACGTACAGCGCCGACGGCAAGACGGCGATTTTTGTGTCGACGCGCGAAGGCAGTGTTCAATCGCCCGGCGGTAACTACAGTTTCGATATCTGGATGTCCCATCTGGTCAACGGTGAGTGGCAGGAGCCGGTTCATTTGGGGCCGGGAATCGATCCCACGGTGGGACCGAACATCAATACCTCGGCGTGGGAGCTGGAGCCGAGCTTTTCCGATGACGGCAATGTGATTTATTTCACCCGTTACGAGCCGGGCAATATGCTGTCCGGCGATTTGTAC is part of the Gammaproteobacteria bacterium genome and encodes:
- a CDS encoding Fic family protein, which produces MPKKLTDDLNERIEAEIARHVEGVGIDVLHAALAEIVSRRTLQRRLANLTDQKRVFVSGKGPSLRYRQSQIIYARIHEPALTAASPGTEVDTPVSPEGEEIRHYVRQSRQQRAPVSYKQSFLEQYTPNSTAYLPESLRTQLHNLGRPATPKVEDAPAGTFARDILNRLLIDLSWASSQLEGNTYSRLDTERLIEYGQAATGKDALETQMILNHKAAIEYLVRDTEHVGVNPETIIALHAFLSDGLMPDPATCGRLRSRPVEIGGSVYLPIALPQRIEELFSVVIEMAAEILDPFEQAFFLMVHLPYLQPFEDVNKRVSRLAANIPFIRNNLSPLSFIDVASKDYIEGLLGVYELNRVELLRDIFIRAYERSCQQYVAVRQQLIPPDAVRLRYRTQLSALVAAIVRSGAKADLAAILSQVPDTVAEIDRERFVALAMEEFQNLHSGNVIRFGLRPLEFAVWQERNSGDT